One Megalops cyprinoides isolate fMegCyp1 chromosome 17, fMegCyp1.pri, whole genome shotgun sequence DNA window includes the following coding sequences:
- the taf1a gene encoding TATA box-binding protein-associated factor RNA polymerase I subunit A — translation MDDIDAELGRPATGQHSGSEDEEQHGERIVRPNLPIKTQSNKKRCYESGFHETTRVCLRKICDCLFQMQWQEAVEYMKSYFQTLEDTSVAKQLLASEIIWRLGTEILHHHPKTKPEDFNSFFERMKNTGVKIYLKVCLEQSFHLLVNGHFEDAKRQLSVAESWRFGQQSASQTQRIKLIHAYRGFLDYFTWCAKRSALSGADYSNEAASQEMHSYFRQASVNLQEILKHPGVWDPFVISYVNMLEFYNDQDGALDVLNEYAYNNSFPPNPNAHVYLYQYLKKHQAPQKKLFKVLRTLQALVPSHELMLEFCSLLLQSGKEKHLHEALSVIFSLLDYSSWKDNLKAWSCLGDIMKELKRKKLKHLVDEEWETRKSWWPVFQFRSHRVRKDFEQNEELVKVKSTIAAALAGQNCMYCRNKRVLFQEKAKAQRLKALQSQRGRRSHKRRR, via the exons ATGGATGACATAGATGCAGAACTAGGAAGACCAGCAACAGGACAGCATAGCGGCTCTGAAGACGAAGAACAGCATGGAGAAAGAATTGTGCGTCCTAATCTACCCATCAAAACACAAAGTAACAAAA aAAGGTGTTATGAGTCTGGGTTTCATGAGACTACCAGGGTTTGCCTGAGGAAGATCTGCGACTGCCTCTTCCAGATGCAGTGGCAGGAAGCGGTAGAATACATGAAGAGTTACTTCCAGACGCTGGAGGATACCAGCGTGGCAAAGCAGCTGCTCGCGAGTGAG ATAATTTGGAGACTGGGAACTGAGATTCTACATCACCACCCGAAGACTAAACCAGAGgatttcaattctttttttgaACGAATGAAAAACACAGGAGTGAAGATCTACTTGAAG GTCTGTTTGGAACAGTCTTTCCACCTGCTGGTGAATGGACATTTTGAAGATGCTAAAAGGCAGCTGTCCGTTGCAGAGAGCTGGAGATTCGGTCAACAATCtgcctcacagacacaaagaatAAAGCTGATCCATGCATATCGAGGATTCCTAGACTACTTCACCTGGTGTGCCAAGAGGTCTGCTCTCTCTGGGGCTG ATTATTCAAATGAAGCCGCTAGCCAAGAGATGCACAGCTACTTCAGACAAGCTTCGGTGAACCTGCAGGAAATACTAAAGCATCCAGGAGTGTGGGATCCCTTTGTCATAAGCTATGTCAAT ATGCTGGAATTCTACAACGATCAGGACGGAGCCCTGGACGTTCTGAATGAGTATGCGTACAACAACAGCTTTCCACCCAATCCCAATGCACATGTCTACCTCTACCAGTATTTAAAGAAGCACCAGGCTCCACAGAAGAAACTCTTCAAAGTCCTGCGG ACTCTGCAGGCCTTAGTACCTAGCCACGAGCTGATGCTGGAATTCTGTTCACTTTTGCTGCAGTCTG GAAAAGAAAAGCATCTTCACGAGGCTCTGAGTGTCATTTTTAGCCTCCTGGATTACAGCAGTTGGAAGGACAATCTGAAGGCATGGAGCTGTTTAGGGGACATCATGAAAGAACTCAAGAGAAA AAAACTGAAGCATTTGGTTGACGAGGAGTGGGAAACGCGAAAGTCCTGGTGGCCAGTGTTCCAGTTCAGATCACACCGCGTAAGGAAGGACTTTGAGCAGAATGAAGAGCTGGTCAAGGTGAAGAGCACAATAGCAGCAGCATTGGCTGGACAGA ATTGCATGTACTGCAGAAATAAAAGGGTGTTGTTCCAGGAGAAGGCGAAGGCTCAGAGGCTAAAAGCCTTGCAGAGTCAGCGTGGGAGGAGAAGTCACAAGCGTCGCAGATAG